The segment AGCCTTTGAACTTTTTTCGTCCGAATCCCCTCCGTTTGTCCCTAACTTCCAGCGTCCCAAAAGTTGCACGCAGGAAACCTCAACGGCTATGATTGCGCGCTACACGCGCCCCGAAATGGCGCAGCTCTGGAGCGAAGAAGCCCAGTACCAGTCATGGCTCGACGTCGAGCTGGCTGCCTGTGAGGCCTGGGCTGAAATTGGGGTTATTCCGAAAGAAGACGTAGAGAAGCTGCGCCGGAATGCCCGTTTCGACATCCAGCGCATTCATGAACTGGAAAAAATCACGCGGCACGACGTGGTCGCCTTCACGCGGGCCGTCAGTGAATCGCTGGGCGAAGAACGTCGCTGGATCCATTACGGCCTTACGTCATCCGACGTGGTGGACACGGCCTGGTCCTACCGCCTCAAACAGGCCAACGACCTGATCCTGGAGGCCCTGGATCGCTTCTTAGAGGTGCTGGCGCGGCGGGCGCGGGAGCACAAACGCACGCTGATGATGGGGCGCACCCATGGCGTGCACGCCGAACCCACAACGTTCGGGCTCAAGCTGGCATTGTTTTATGACATGATGCAACGCAACCGGGCCCGCTTTGTGGCCGCTGCCGAAGAAATGCGCGTGGGCAAACTCTCCGGGGCCGTGGGCACGTTCGCGCATATTCCTCCCGAAGTGGAGCGCCTGACCTGCGAAAAACTGGGACTGAAACCAGCCCCTATCTCCACCCAGGTGCTAGCGCGTGATCGCCACGCACACTACCTGTCGGTACTGGCCCTGATCGGGGCTACGCTGGAACAACTGGCTGTTGAAGTCCGGCACCTGCAGCGCAGCGAAGTGCGCGAGGTAGAAGAAGCCTTTGGCCAGGGGCAGAAGGGTTCATCGGCCATGCCCCATAAACGCAACCCGATCGCTTCTGAAAACATCACGGGGTGTGCGCGCCTGCTACGCGGCTACATGCTCTCCGCTTACGAAAACGTTGCCCTCTGGCACGAACGCGACATCTCCCACTCCTCGGTCGAGCGCGTCATCCTGCCCGACGCTACTACGCTCGTGCACTACGCGCTGCACCGCTACGCTGACGTGCTCGATTCACTGCGGATCTATCCGCAGCGCATGCGCCGCAACATGGAGCTGACCTTCGGACTTTACAACAGCCAGCGCCTGCTGCTGATGCTGATCGACAAAGGACTGAGCCGCGAGGCTGCCTACGACCTGGTGCAGCCCGCCGCCATGCAGGCCTGGGACGAAGAACGCCCCTTCTACGAAATCGTCCGCCAACATCCCGGCATCACCCGGCACCTCTCACCAGAAGAGATCGACGAAGCCTTTGATCCGGCATACCACTTGCGCTACGTGGACGAAATCTTCCGACGGGTCGGACTGGAATAGCTCCATTTTTTAAAGAATCTAACAAACATTGACGAATTCCCAGAAGCTGCGGTACTTTGAGATATTTGAAGGTGTATCCTGCTGAAAAGAGACCATGCTGACTGATTTTATTCCGCTGTTTATCATGATTGGGCTGGCCCTCGGGCTGGCCTTCTCGCTGCTGAAGCTGGCCGAAATTCTGGGGCCGCATCGCCCTAACCCTATCAAGCGCATGCCCTATGAAAGTGGCATGGACCCGGTAGGGACGGCCCACGAGCGCTACACGGTGAAATTCTATCTGGTGGCTATGATCTTCATCGTGTTTGACGTGGAAATCGTTTTCCTGTATCCATGGGCCGTCAGCTACCGAGACTTTCTGGAAGCCGGGGCCGGTCTGGGCGTGCTGGCCGTCGTAGTCTTCTTTTTAATCATCCTGGCCATCGGGCTGCTGTACGATATCAAGAAAGGCGGCCTGGAATTTGACTAACCGCATGCCCGAAACAGCCCCCGCCCTGGCACATTTAACCCGTTCGGGCTGAGGTATTGAATCTAACTGATTTGCCCCATGCTAGATCTTCGAGAAGGGTTTCTAACGACGCGATTGGACGTGCTCCTGAACTGGGCGCGCTCCAATTCGCTGATGCCCATGCCGATGGGCCTGGCCTGCTGCGCCATCGAAATGATGGCCTTTGCCGGCCCTAAATATGACGTGGCGCGCTTCGGCAGCGAAGCCATGCGGTTCTCGCCGCGTCAGGCTGACCTGATGATTGTGGCCGGATGGTGCACCTACAAAATGGCGCATGCCATCCGACGCGTGTGGGACCAGATGCCCGACCCCAAGTGGTGCATCGCGATGGGTGCTTGCGCCTCAACAGGCGGAATGCATCGCTGCTATGGGGTGGTGCAGGGCGTCGACAACTTCCTACCGGTTGACGTTTACATTCCCGGCTGCCCTCCCCGCCCGGAGGCGGTTCTGCACGCCCTGATGGATATTCAGGAGAAAATCCGCAACGAATATTCGGTCGCGCAGGATTACACCTACGGAGAGCCGCGCGAGGCTGCTCCGCCTGCACGCCCGCATGTGCTCTCTCCCGAAGGCGAGGAGCCGGTGGCGCGCGACGTACTGCACCGGCCGCTGAAGTCGACCTGAATGCTGCCATGGCTGAACTATCCGGAAACGACCGCCCAAAAACACCCGAAGCGCTGAAATTCCACTTCACGCCGGTCGATCCACCCCGTGGGGATGAGCTGAATCCCCATGCCAAAGCTACTACGTATGTGCCGGAGGTAGTCGAAGCCCTGAAAGAGCACTTTGGCGACATCATCGAAGCGGTGGACGTGTATGCCGGCGAGCATACGGTGCGCGTCCGCACCGACAAAATCGTGGAAGTATGCCGCTTTCTGAAAGAAAAGCAGGGCTTCAACTACCTGGCCGATCTGGGCGGCATCGACCGCTTCACCGAGGAGGGACGCTTTGAGGTGTTTTACAATCTGGTATCCATTGCGCGCCGCAAGCGCATTCGCCTGAAAGTACGCGTGGACGAAGAAAACCCGGTGGTGCCCTCGGTGACCTCCGTCTACCGGGCTGCCAACTGGAACGAACGCGAATGCTACGACATGTTTGGCATTCGCTTCGAAGGCCACCCGGACCTGCGGCGGATGTACCTGCCGGAAGACTTCGAATACCACCCGCTGCGCAAAGAATTTCCGCTGCTGGGCATCCCGGGCTCCCTCCCCCTGCCTGCCCAAACGCCGGGCGGCCCGCTGACGCGCGATCCCTTCGCCCGAGCCCACGGCTACACGCCCCCAGCGGGCTACGAAGAGCCCCCAGCCGACGAAGAAGTCTCTGAGCACTGAGCCGAACCCACAACCATGAGCACGGCGCCCAGTTTTGTAGGACCTGACCGTCAGGGTCTGTTCAACTTCTGGCCCCGCCACAACGAGGCCATCTATCGCCGGCTAGAAACCAAACATGCGTGGCTGGAAGAGCGGCATCGACCTCCCGGCGGCGACGGCGAGCCCGATCCGCTCGAACATGAGATGATTCTTAATATCGGGCCCCAGCACCCGGCCACGCACGGAGTGCTCCGGTGCATCGTGAAGCTCGACGGCGAGGTCATGGAAAAATGTGTGATCGACCTGGGCTACCTGCACCGGGGCCTGGAAAAAGTGGCCGAACACAAAACCTACCAGGAGTTCATGCCCTACACCGACCGCATGGACTACCTGTCGCCTTACTCCAACAACGTGGCCTGGTGCCTGGCCGTCGAAAAAGTAGCCGGCATCGAAGTGCCGGAGCGGGCCCAGTGGATCCGCATGATCATGTGTGAACTGGCCCGCATCTCCAGCCACCTGCTCTGGCTGGGCGTAGGCCTGATGGACGCCGGCGCCGTATCTGTCTTCCTCTGGGCCTTTAAGTACCGCGAAGAGATCTACAGCATCTTCGACGAGGTGTGTGGCGCTCGTTTTACGGTCTCGCACAGCCGCATCGGGGGCGTAGCGTCAGACCTGTCGCCGACTGCCCTCGCCATGATTCGCCGCTTCGTCGAAGAGTTTCCCAGAGAACTGGCCGACTGGGAGAAAATTATCAATCGCAATAAAATCTGGATCGATCGCAACGAAGGCATCGGCGTCCTGACCGCGGAAGAGGCGATCGAGCTGGGCGTCACAGGACCCAACCTGCGCGGAAGTGGGGTTGACTATGACATCCGTCGCTTTGAACCCTACCTGAAATACGACGAGGTAGACTTCAATATCCCGATCCGTACGGAAGGGGATAGCCTGGCCCGCTACTTCGTGCGGATGGAGGAAATGAAAGAAAGCGTGCGCATTATCCGCCAGTGCCTGGAACGGCTGCCCGAAGGTCCCATCCGCAACGATAACGCCAAGCTGGCTTACCCTTCCAAGGAAGAAGTCTACTACTCCATGGAGGGGATGATTCATGACTTCCTGTACACCGATGTGGGCGTCTGCCCGCCCAAAGGTGCTCACAGCTACCACGCAATTGAAGCTCCGAAGGGCGAACTGGGCTTCTATATCATTTCGGACGGCACCGGCAAGCCGTGGCGCGTGCGCATCAAGGCGCCCAGCTTCTCCAACCTACAGGGCCTCGAATACATGATGGAAGGTGCCATGATCGGTGACATGGTGATTTTGATCGGCACCATTGATCCGGTCATGGGCGAAGCTGATAAATAAACGA is part of the Rhodothermus profundi genome and harbors:
- the purB gene encoding adenylosuccinate lyase, which gives rise to MIARYTRPEMAQLWSEEAQYQSWLDVELAACEAWAEIGVIPKEDVEKLRRNARFDIQRIHELEKITRHDVVAFTRAVSESLGEERRWIHYGLTSSDVVDTAWSYRLKQANDLILEALDRFLEVLARRAREHKRTLMMGRTHGVHAEPTTFGLKLALFYDMMQRNRARFVAAAEEMRVGKLSGAVGTFAHIPPEVERLTCEKLGLKPAPISTQVLARDRHAHYLSVLALIGATLEQLAVEVRHLQRSEVREVEEAFGQGQKGSSAMPHKRNPIASENITGCARLLRGYMLSAYENVALWHERDISHSSVERVILPDATTLVHYALHRYADVLDSLRIYPQRMRRNMELTFGLYNSQRLLLMLIDKGLSREAAYDLVQPAAMQAWDEERPFYEIVRQHPGITRHLSPEEIDEAFDPAYHLRYVDEIFRRVGLE
- a CDS encoding NADH-quinone oxidoreductase subunit A, which codes for MLTDFIPLFIMIGLALGLAFSLLKLAEILGPHRPNPIKRMPYESGMDPVGTAHERYTVKFYLVAMIFIVFDVEIVFLYPWAVSYRDFLEAGAGLGVLAVVVFFLIILAIGLLYDIKKGGLEFD
- a CDS encoding NADH-quinone oxidoreductase subunit B; protein product: MLDLREGFLTTRLDVLLNWARSNSLMPMPMGLACCAIEMMAFAGPKYDVARFGSEAMRFSPRQADLMIVAGWCTYKMAHAIRRVWDQMPDPKWCIAMGACASTGGMHRCYGVVQGVDNFLPVDVYIPGCPPRPEAVLHALMDIQEKIRNEYSVAQDYTYGEPREAAPPARPHVLSPEGEEPVARDVLHRPLKST
- a CDS encoding NADH-quinone oxidoreductase subunit C, coding for MAELSGNDRPKTPEALKFHFTPVDPPRGDELNPHAKATTYVPEVVEALKEHFGDIIEAVDVYAGEHTVRVRTDKIVEVCRFLKEKQGFNYLADLGGIDRFTEEGRFEVFYNLVSIARRKRIRLKVRVDEENPVVPSVTSVYRAANWNERECYDMFGIRFEGHPDLRRMYLPEDFEYHPLRKEFPLLGIPGSLPLPAQTPGGPLTRDPFARAHGYTPPAGYEEPPADEEVSEH
- the nuoD gene encoding NADH dehydrogenase (quinone) subunit D; amino-acid sequence: MSTAPSFVGPDRQGLFNFWPRHNEAIYRRLETKHAWLEERHRPPGGDGEPDPLEHEMILNIGPQHPATHGVLRCIVKLDGEVMEKCVIDLGYLHRGLEKVAEHKTYQEFMPYTDRMDYLSPYSNNVAWCLAVEKVAGIEVPERAQWIRMIMCELARISSHLLWLGVGLMDAGAVSVFLWAFKYREEIYSIFDEVCGARFTVSHSRIGGVASDLSPTALAMIRRFVEEFPRELADWEKIINRNKIWIDRNEGIGVLTAEEAIELGVTGPNLRGSGVDYDIRRFEPYLKYDEVDFNIPIRTEGDSLARYFVRMEEMKESVRIIRQCLERLPEGPIRNDNAKLAYPSKEEVYYSMEGMIHDFLYTDVGVCPPKGAHSYHAIEAPKGELGFYIISDGTGKPWRVRIKAPSFSNLQGLEYMMEGAMIGDMVILIGTIDPVMGEADK